From the genome of Methanothrix soehngenii GP6:
GGGAGATGCCTGTGGCTATGGCTGGAGCCCTGCCGTGAGCGGCCTGCACGTGTCCCGAATCCAGATAATAGTAAGCGAATACAGCACACCCCACGGGACTGATCACAACGCACCGGTCCTGAATTCCCAGGTCGGCCATGGCCTCGCCGATCAGCTTATGCAGTATGCCATGCCCGCAGCCCGGACAGTAATGAGTGGCGGTAGGAGCAGACCCACCCTTGCGCGGGAAGACGTCGTACATTCCCGGATGCCCGCCAAACAGCTTCTCTTTTGCCGCCATTTATGCCACCTCCCTGATTTTATCCATGATCTCGTCGATGTTGATCAGATTTCCTCCGTAACGGCAGACAAGCTCCACCGGCCGGCAGCCGCTGGCAAGGCGAATATCATCTCGCATCTGGCCGTTGCTCATCTCCACCGATATGAACTTGCAGCCCCTATCGGCAAGCTTGGCGATCTGCTCCGTGGGGAATGGATAGAGGGTTATGGGCCGGAAGAGCCCCGCCCGGATTCCCTCCTTTCTGGCACTGTCCACCGCCGATCGGGCGATCCGGCTGCTGATGCCGTAGGAGACTAAGACCACATCCGCATCCTCCAGCCGGTATCCATCCCACAAAACCTCGTTCTCCTCCACCTGGCGGTACTTCTCCTGCAAGATCAGGTTATGCTTCTCCAGGTCGCCGAAGTCCAAAGAGATGGATGTAACCAGATTTCCTCTGGTCTCCGCCCTGCCTGCCACCGCCCAGGTGGTATCAATGGTATGCTCTATTGCCTCCTGGGGAAACTGGAGGGGCTCGACCATATGCCCCAGAACTCCGTCCGCCAGGATGATCACCGGATTTCTGTACTTGAAGGCCAGGTCGAAGCCCTTGCGAGTGAAGTCGCACATCTCCTGCACGCTGGCTGGAGCGAGGACAATGTTGTGGTAGCAGCCGTGGCCTCCTCCCTTACAGGCCTGATTGTAGTCGGACTGCTCTGGACCGATGTTGCCCAAGCCCGGCCCCGCCCGGCAGATGTCCACGATAACGCAGGGCAGCTGCGCTCCGGCGATGTATGTTATTCCCTCCTGCTTCAGGCTCATTCCCGGCCCGGAGCTGGCGGCCAGCACCCGGTGGCCGGCAGTCGCAGCCCCATAGACCATGTTGATCGCTGCTTCCTCCGATTCCGCCTGGACGAACTTGCGGCCCACCAGAGGGAAGAATTTGGAGGCCTCCTGCAATATCTCGCTGGCCGGAGTTATGGGATAGCCGAAGAAGCAGTCGCATCCTGCATAGAGCGCTCCCACGATCACTGCACTGTTCCCCGCCATTAATCCAGATGCCATTTTCAGCTCTCCTGCGCAGACTTCTCTTTCTGAGGCACATGGACCTCAATTGCCAGCGGCTCGGGACAGGTGTAGTAGCAGGCTGCGCAGCCTATGCATCCGTCTCCTGAGTATAGCACATAGTTGTAGCCGCGGACGTTCAGCTCACTGCCCATCTTCAGCACTCCTGCCGGACAGGCCTCAACACACCTCTCGCATGCTTTGCATTCCAGGGAATTGATCACCGGATAGGGCTTGTCCTTATCCCGGATCTCCACCCTCCTGATCTTGCCGCTGATGGTCTTGGGAAGCTCATCAACGAACTCGACTATTCGGGGGTACTTGTAGGGCGCCGTCACCTTTTTAACGTGGTCTTGCAGCTCTCGTTTCAGCTCCTCGGAGGGGCTGAATCCCTGGGTGAGAACCACCGTAGCCTTGACCACCTGACCGCGGATGGGATCGGGAACTCCTGTGATTGCCACCTCCAGGACGGCGGGATGGGACATGAGAGCCGACTCGACCTCAAAGGGCCCCACCCGGTAGCCGGAGCTCTTGATCATGTCGTCCGTCCGGCCGATGAACCAGAAGTATCCATCCTCGTCTCGCCAGGCGGTATCTCCGGTATGATAATAGTCATCGTGCCAGGTGTTCTGGGTCTTGTCCGGGTCCATGTGGTAGTCGGTGAAAAGGCCCACCGGCTTTCCTTTATCCGTCCTGATCACAATCTCCCCTTCCTCGCCCACCTCGCAGATCTTGTCGTTCTTTCCCACCAGGAGGATATCGTATCCTGCTGCGGGCTTTCCCATGGATCCTGGTTTGGCCTCCATCCAGGGATAGTTGGAGATGCAGACCACGGTCTCCGTCTGGCCGTATCCCTCCATCAGCCGCAGGCCAGTGGTCTCAAGGAAGCTCTCATATACCGAAGGGTTGAGGGGCTCGCCTGCTGTGACTGCATACTTGAGGCGGGAGAAGTCATAGCGAGACATATCGCTCTTGATCATGAACCTGAAGATGGTGGGCGGGGCGCAGAAGGTGGTCACGCCGTATTTGCCCATCTCGTCCATCATCCTTCCGGCATCGAAGCGGTCGTAATCATAGACGAAGACGGCCGATCCTGCTATCCATTGGCCGAATATCTTGCCCCAGGCGCATTTGGCCCAGCCGGTATCGGCAACTGTGTAATGCAATCCGTCATCCTCCACGTTCTGCCAGAACTTGGCGGTGAGGATATGTCCCAGGGGATAGGTCTGATCGTGCTTGACCAGCTTCGGATAGCCGGTGGTGCCGGAGGTGAAGTATGCCAGCAGTATATCATCGTTTTTAGTCGCCTGATTTCCTTTAGGCCGAACGAAGGTTTCACTTGCCCGTTCCAGCTCCAGATCGAAGTTGATCCAGCCCTCCCGATTCAGATCCCGGCTTCCCACCAGGGCTTTGACCAGGGGAACGTCTCCCGCCTCTCTGTGGGCGGCATCGAACTCTGCAGGAACGCCGTTCTCACCGATGCAGACGATGAGCTTCAGATCTGCTTTTTTGATGCGATAGAGAAAGTCTTTGGCTTTCAGCATATGGGTGGAAGGGATGGCGATTGCGCCGAGCTTGTTCAAGCCCACCATGCACACCCAGAACTCCCAGCGGCTCTTGAGGGTGAGCATTGCTGTATCGCCTTTCTTTATCCCAAAGCCCTGAAAGAGGTTGGCGGCTTTGTCGCTTAATTTCTTCAGCTCTTTGAAGCTGATGGTCTTCGCCTCGCCATGATCGTTACACCAGACGAGTGCACATTTATCAGGACATTCAGCGGCATAAACATCGACGACGTCATAAGCGAAATTGAAGTTCTCTGGGACGAGGATCTTCAGGTTCTCTCTGAAGTCATCGTATGATTTGAAATCCAATCGCGAGACATACCTAGGCAATAAAGATGTCATTTTTAATCCTCTGTAACGGGTTTACATGACCACGGCCAAAAGCTTCACCGGCTTATCACTTAAAGCTTCCATGACATGGTCATATGTTGAATCAAAGAATATCGAGTCCCCTTCATTGAGAATGACCTCGTTCTCATTGATGGTGATCTTTAGTGTGCCCTCAAGAACATACTCGAACTCCTGGCCTGGGTGGCTGTATAGCGAGTGGACCGGATGTGATTGGCTCTCTTTCTTGGGATCTATGGTGACGATAAAAGGCTCAGCCTTCTTATTGGCGAACTTTCTGGCCAGGCTCTGATAATGATACTGCTTTCTGCGCTCCACCTCCACACCCTCGCCCTTACGGGTTATGGCGAAGATGCTCATCTTGGACTCCTCGCCGGTTAGGAGCAGGCCTGTATCCACGTTCAGCCGTCGCGCAATGCCTATGAGAATGCTGGCCGGGATGTCCAGCATACCGTCCTCATAGCAGTTGTACGTGTCAACTGCCACATTCAGGTGCTCTGCCATCTCTTCGGGCGATACTCGGTTCAGCTCTCTCAGCTCACGAAGTCGCGTTCCTATCTCCTCAAGCGTTTCTTTCATGCACATTCCTCGGCGCATCCCAACTTCATGGTCCAGAGCAGTAGATCCAGGCCACAGGTAATGCAGGGTTGAGACTGCCATACATTTATATTTGAATCTATCTCAGGAAATGGGCTCAATTCGGGCCGATCCATATCGGATGATGAATAAGGATGATATGGTGCCTTAATTATCAATTATGCTCAATTGTGCCTTAAATACATAATAATCACTTAATCATTCACCCAAAATTGATGACTGAGGGAAGCTTGGAGATAAAACGGAAACCTGACTGACCAGGCGATTCTTTGCCAGAGAAAAGGTGTTTTGCCCCGCAAAAACGAATACTATGGGCCATTATGGCCATTATGGGCGATTTTTAATTATTATAGCTGTCGTGAGCAATTGCCAGAGGCTCCTGGCAGCTGCAGATGGCCATATATTCTACCTGTTATGGGCCCAGTATACATATCCTTTCAAGAGGTCCAGTCGTCTTCATCAAGCCAGCTCTCTGATCTTCTCTTTGAACTGACCGTTGCTGCGACCCTCTGCTTGCCGGCATATGCCATAGCGGCAGTTCGAACGCGACTGCTCCCGCGCATGAGCTGATAGGCTATCTCCGGATCGATGTCGTATTTGTCCCGGTAGGCTTGGCGGGAGAGGTGCTCGCCAAAGCCGGAGATGTAGAGGGGCTCGCCTACTACCGGAGTTATCTTCCCCGCAGGCAGGATCCATTCAAAGCCCTCAGGGAGGGTGCATTCCAGCCAATCATCGCCATCGTCTAAAGCTCCATCGGAGATCTCGTTTACCACTCCGCAGTTTTTGCAGATGATCTTTTTCATATTACTCACCTTCAATGAGATTACTCAGTTAATAACAGTATATATAATTTACCTAAGAAAATACTTATTGGAATGAGCCGCTCTATCCAGTGCAATGGCGAACATAAATTATTTATACTCATCAGTAATCAAGTAGAATTAGATCTCAATCGAGAGACTTCGTAAATTAATGGAATATTCAATCGCAAGAGTTATAAACTTTAGAAAATATCTGATTAAGTATGAAGGACTTTATGGGATCGAGAACCACCTATTACAGTCTGGCTAAAGATAGATTGAAGGGAAAGCATCCCAGAATATACAATCTTATTTTGATACTCACACTGATGTCACTGACTGGCACAGCCGCTTTTCTGATTTCGGATATCTTTTCTTTCGGCATCGATTACGATAATATGAGCATTCAGGGCGGCAAGGGCATCATATTCCCAGCTCTTTGGGGCGACAAAAAAGCAAGCAGTGGTGCTACGGATGACGGAGGACAGGAGAATGCTTTGAGTGCTCTTGATGCCAATGCATCCCCAGATAAGGCGATGAGCAGCCAATCGACCTCGAATTCAACAGGCAAGGATGAAAATGGAAATGCGAGCAGGGAGCTTGATTCGTCCCAAAACAGCTCCGCAACTGGGCAGGCGACAGGCTCCATCGCTTCTGCAAAGAAGACCAGCTCATCAACCAGCAGCAAGAAAAGCCATAGCTCATCAGGCTCTTCAAGCTCATCCCGTTCAAAGTCCTCGTCGGAGAAGGAAGAGAAAGCAGCCGTCCCGGATAATGAGAGCGCAAATGCTACTGCCAAAAATCAGACATCCATAAGTCAATTGCCAGAAAAAAGCTCTGATGAGGGAGCGATAAAGGCGGACGAGGACGAAAAGGCCGGAAAGCAGGCAAATGAAGAGACGCCGGCAGAGATTGAAACATCTGCGGAGGCTAAAGCAACGGCCAAAGCGGAGACACCGGCCAAGCCAGAGACGACAGAGACCGGGACAACGGTCAAAGCAGACACACCAAACGATATCGATGCCCGGGTTATGGCCGCTGGGGAGGCAAGCTCGACACCTGCAAAGGCAAATGAGATGCAGGAGAGCCAATCTGAGAAGAGAGATGAACTGGCAAAGGAACGGGCAGAGCATAATGAAAAAGTGGCAAATGAAAAGGCTCTGTCATCGAGCCAATCTGCAGAAAAGGCGAGCTTGACAGCGTCGCAAAGAAGCACAGAGCGGCAGGAGAGCCAATCTGTGAAGAAGGATGAACTGGCAAAGGAACGGGCAGAGCATAATGAAAAGGTGGCAAATGAAAAGGCTCTGTCATCGAGCCAATCTGCAGAAAAGGCGAGCTTGACAGCGTCGCAAAGAAGCACAGAGCGGCAGGAGAGCCAATCTGTGAAGAAGGATGAACTGGCAAAGGAACGGGCAGAGCATAATGAAAAAGTGGCAAATGAAAAGGCTCTGTCATCGAGCCAATCTGCAGAAAAGGCGAGCTTGACAGCGTCGCAAAGAAGCACAGAGCGGCAGGAGAGCCAATCTGTGAAGAAGGATGAACTGGCAAAGGAACGGGCAGAGCATAATGAAAAAGTGGCAAATGAAAAAGCTCTGTCATCGAGCCAATCTGCAGAAAAAGCGAGCTTGACAGCATCGCAAAGAAGCACAGAGCGGCAGGAGAGCCAATCTGTGAATAAGGACGAACTGGCCGAGGAACGGGCAGAACGCAATGATGAAGCGATGAGTGCAAAGGCTGTTGCAGCACCATCCAATTCAGAGAAAAGCAATAATGCGGCTGCGATCCTATCCATACAAGCATCAGATCCTCAGAAAGAAGTTGGAAGCAATGACCAGTGCTCCGCGTCTGCACAATCCTCTCCCCCTGCACAAGAGGAAAAGGATTCTGCATCCCTGTCTAAAGCCTCTGCCTCCAGCTCCCGCGATCAGGCGCAAAAAGAGAGGACAGAGGCAATCGAGAATAGCAGGGACTTGAAAAGCAGCCGATCAGAGCAGTCCGAAAAAATAGCAGTCATGAGAGCCGATCGCAATGTTGCAGCTGCTGACTCGAAGGCCTCAGCCGCAGATCTTCGGTCCCAGGCCCAGTCTGAGCGGACGAAAGCAAGAGAATTGGCCAAGGAGACGGCTCTCTCCAAGGCCGATGCAAAAAGCAGAGAGCTCGAAGAGGGCAGATCCAGATCTGCCGCCTGATATTACTCGTCCAATCTTGAACGGGACTCTTTCAGTTGCTTTTTTTCAAGCTTTCTGCTTTGATATTCTCATTATGCATCCCTCGTCGGTGTGCTCGACCTGGAGCTCCATCTTCAGCTCAGAGAACACCTTCTGCCAGTGGGATTCGATGCAGGTCTTGCAATGTTCCTTGGCGATCAGGCTCGCCCCCACCCGTGCAAAGGACTTGGCACCCCCCATCTGGCCGCAGCGGAGTCGTCTGATCTCCACAAAGCCGTCCCCTTCTGCCACCTCCACCTGGCTTCCAAAAAGGTTCTTGTCATTGGTGGCTATGGCCATGGCAACGCTCTCCGGCTCGTCCAGGCCCAGCTGCTTGAAGGTGGCCGCAACCTGGCGGGCTCCGATATCCTGAAACTCCCTCAAGCCCTTCTTGCCAAGCTTCCGGGCCACATAGCCGCTGCTGCCGTAAAAGCTTCCCATCCACATGGCCACCACTCGCTGCTGGATCTGGTCCAGAGGGATATCCGGAACTTCTGTCATATCAGTTCAAGTGCGATCCAGACTATTATAATACTTCCGCGTCCGAACTGAGCTGAATGGAAGGCAAAGGGAGCGCGGCATGAGGAGCAATGTAGAGCTGCTAAGATAAAAAGAGATCAAATATCGCCATGCAGATATCTGGACAGCGCATCGACAAGATATGCGGCAACTCCGCCGGGATAATAGACCTCAAGGGCATCCAGCTCTGCCACCTTTCTCGGATCGAGAGAGCATTTTTTCAGATATCTTTCGTAGCGTTCCTCTTCCTCCCTTTGGCCTCTATTGCCATGTACAAGCGGAATCTTCAGCAATCCAATCTGGTCGGGCACCAGACCGATTGATTTCACCTCAATGCTTGCGCTGTGCCCCACGGGCCTTGAGCCGTCGATCAAATCCGCCAGATCCTGGGCGAAGAATGCGTCCTTCGGGCTGAGGTCGGAGAGGGTAAGGATGGTGGTCTGGGCACAGGCGCGAGCGAATAGACTGGCTACGGCCTCCTTAGAGGGCCGGCCGTCGAACCAGATTAGAGCGATGCCATGCTTTTTGCATATGGGAATGAGAAGCGAAGAGAGCGAGGGCTTATTCAGCCAGACCTCAGTGGCCGGGGTGGATCTCATCTGGCCATTCGTGTGATCATTCGTCTGCATAACCGCCGGCAGAAAGCTGCCCTCGCCTGAGGTCTCCTCGATTATAGCCTCGAGGGATACGAATCCCATCGCTTTGGATTTTCGAGCCCATTTCAGGAGTTTTAGCCCATCCTGCTCATGGTAGGGCCTCATGATCCTGATCTCTCCTACAAATCCCCCGCAGATCGGGTATTCCGAATCCTTCATCTGCAGGGCATGATAGAAAAGCCCCCTCAACGTGGTCTTGGGCCTGCCGGTCCTCCGCAGAAAATCCTGGTAGACTCTGGCCACCCATTTGGATTTGGTCTTGTCCGTCTCTGTGAAGACATATGCCTCATTGGCTATGCTGCTGCCCATGCTCACACCTTTTGCTGCTGCCAACACCACAATTCTGCCACTGCCCTTAAATTCGGGCCTGAGGTATATATGCTAAGTTGTTTCTCAGAGTATACTGCTCTGCGCAAAGCACTATGCTTCGCAAGAAAGACCTTCCGATCCGTTCAAAGGCATGGAAAGAGGCTCTTTTTAGAGCTTGAGGAGGACCTGTGGCTCACACTTTCTGAGGATCTTTGGAGAGGCGGGACTCACAGAAAGCCCCTCCGTTTTCCTGACGGAGGGAAAGACAGGGCCCGATGCTCTGCTGATAGACTGGGATGATTTTCAAAAGATCATGCGCAGCAGGAGGGGAACCATGAGATGCAGCTATCTCGCCTCATCTCAATTATCAAAGAGGTTCTGAAGACCTCGATCTCTGTCCGGGCGGATTTCGACCGCCTGCCCGAATCCTATCTCCTCCGCCATCGCCATCATGGCGGTCGCTGCCCTAGAGACGGAGCGCTTCTTCAGCATGAGACGCTTGGCGGCCGGACCTGCTACTACTGTCCCGAGCATCAGAGACTGGCCGATTCCGGGCCGGAAGATGAGAGATGATTCCGATTGAGGTGATGATGGCATTATAGCTGTGAGCCAAAGTGTACCCCCTTCTCAATGCCCTGGCCAATGCATTCATGGCCAGCTGGCCTCCTGAACTACTGCCCATATCCCAGACGGTACACTCTCTGCAGGAGAGGCAAGAAGCGATATAAGAAATCCGAAATGAGTCGAAAGCATCTCTCAAAGGCTTCTGGCTGCAAGCAGCATCGTGGACTCCATTTGGCATTTCCATCAAGAAAATACTTTCGTTCCGCCCTTCGGTGAACTTTATTAATGCAGAAAACATATAATTTCATGAAGTGGCAAAAGGCATTCTAAAGGCGAGCTATGTCTAATCAAGAGATTCGAGACCCCATCCATAATTTTATCCGGCTGGAGACAGAAGAGATGCGGGTCCTGGATTGTGGTCCCTTCCAGCGGCTCAGGCATATCCATCAGCTTGCTTTGACCTATCTGCTCTATCCAAGTGCCACTCATCGTCGATTTGAGCATTCTCTAGGGGTCATGGAGCTTGCCAGCAGAGTCTATGATGTGATAACGGACCCGGATAACATCCATGAATCAGTAAGATCAATAATTCCCAGGAAATTTGATCTGGAATACTGGAGAAGAGCATTGCGCATGGCGGCTTTATGTCACGATCTTGGCCACCTTCCATTCTCTCACGCAGCAGAGCGCGATCTCTTGCCAGCCGGCTGGGATCACGAGCGTCTAACCCTGGAGCTGATTCGCAGTGGCGAAATGGAGCCGATTTGGACTGCGATGAAAGTGAACTCTGAGGATGTGGCAAAGCTTGCCGTGGGTCCCAAACACTACAAAGATAGCAGATTTGATGACTGGGAGGCTATACTCTCCGAGATAATAGTAGGCGATGCCTTCGGAGTCGACAGGATGGACTACTTGCTTAGGGACTCCATCACATAGGAGTTGCCTATGGGCGATTTGACCAATATCGTCTGATCGATACCCTTCGCATTCTACCCAAAGTTGACCGAACCTCAGAGGAGGAACCGGGATCACAGGAACCGGCCCTGGGTATTGAAGAAGGAGGAATTCACTCTGCAGAAGCGCTACTGCTGGCGAGGTACTTCATGTTCTCTCAGGTCTATTGTCACCATGTTCGCCGAATTTACGATATTCATCTAAAAGACTTTCTCAAGAGCTGGCTTCCTGGTGGCGTGTTCTCTACATCCATAGAAGAACTACTGAGGATGACCGACAGCGAGGTAACGCAAGAGCTCTCCAAGGCAGCCCGGGATGAAAATCATCCTGGTTTTGATTCGGCCCGTTGCATTGCCAAGAGGGTGCATTTCAGATTGCTCTACCAGAGGACAAGGGAAGATCTAGAAAAAAACCGCGAGTCCGGCAAGGCTGTTTTTATTGCAGCATGCAAGGAATTTGGGGAATCTGAGGTCCGGCATGATACATACATCCAGAAGGGGAGTGGTCTAAACTTTCCCGTTATCGCCAGAGATGGCCGGATTTTTTCTTCTCTTTCCAGGTCGGAGACTATAGAAAAAGTGCCAGTGGTAGCGATTGATTATGTTTATATAAGCCCGGTGTGCAGAAAAAGAGCTGAGACCTGGCGTGAAAAGAATCTGACAAGGATCATCAGTTCGAAGGAGGGAGTGGAAGAATGATGAAGAGAATGCAGCGAGACGCCGTTCTGCTCTCGTTGATAAAAGAGATGAAAGATAAAGGGAGTTGGTGCGGTGAGACTCACATCCAGAAGGCTGCGTATTTTCTGCAAGAGCTGCTGGGAGTCCCAATGGGTTTCGAGTTTATTCTTTACAAGCATGGGCCGTATTCATTTGATCTGAGCGACGAGGTCACTGCGATGCGAGCGGATAGCTTGCTGGAGTATAAAACACGTGTGCCCTATGGGCCAAACCTTTTTCCCACAAAAGAAGGCCAAGAATTCCTTCTTCGATACCCTAAGACGCTAAGCAATTATGCCGACAGAATTAACTTTGTCGCTGAGAAGATCGGGAATTTAGGCGTTGCAGATCTTGAACGCCTTGCTACTGCCCTGTATGTTACCTTCGACGAGAACGTAGAAGGAAAGTCACGAGAGGATACGATCATTGAGCTGAAGCCTCACATCACGATTGATGAATCCTGCGAAGCATTGAAAAAAATTGATGCCATAAAAAGAGAAGCAATGGAAAAAGGACTATCCAGCAGCTCATGATGCATGTCCTCAAGCGCTACCAGGCCCAGACCGCCGCCGAGCTTGACGCCCTCACACCCGCGATACTGGAGCGGGCCTTCCGGGGCGAGCTTTGATGAGGAAAAGGCTTACATCTTGTATTTGCTAATATCTTTATGAGGATCATATGGCAGAAGGAATAACGCGCATCTCTGTGAAGGGTTTCAAGTCCCTGGCGGAAGAGTGCTCCATAGAAGTTCGTCCCCTGACAATACTGGCAGGTGCCAATAGCTCAGGCAAGTCGAGCATAATGCAGCCATTGTTGATAATGAAGCAGACCCTGGAGGCTACATATGATCCGGGCCCGCTCTTGCTTGATGGCCCAAATGTACGTTTTACCTCTGTTAATCAATTTATGCCTAAGTTCAATTCATCAGGAGGGTACTGGATCTCACCTGGTTTGTTAAATGAGTTTGGTGTCGACCTGATACATCAGTTTAGCTTGGGATTGGAATTAGAAAACTCTATGTCATTTAATGAGTCATTCATTATCAAAAAATCTTATGAAATAGATATAGGTGAGATCTCATTCCAAAATGAATATGGCAATACTATCCTGCGTCCAAAAATGACACATGACGAGATGAGTTCAGCTTTTCTATTGGCTCGTCGTCCTGGGTGGACAAGGAATTATTTTAAAAATGAACTGAATAATAAGGTTCCGAAGCTGATCATTGAGCGAAATAGGTTCTTTTTAGAATTAAAATTAATTACAGGTGATGATGAATATATCACACAATTAAATAGGACTTTCTCAAATGCCATTTTAAGCTTGATTCACCTTCCAGCGTTGCGAGGAAATCCGGAGAGAAACTATAAGAAGACCTCTACAGGCCCTAGATTTCCTGGAACCTTTGAGATTTATGCCGCCAGCATAATCCACAATTGGCAGGCAAACCGGGACCCGCGCCTTCACGCTCTCGGAGCTGCCCTGGAGGTGTTGGGATTGACCTGGAAGGTCGGCGCAAGGGCTATCGATGATGTCAGCTTTGAGGTGATGGTTGGGCGCCTCATCCATAAAAAAAATGATGATTCTAACGACATGGTGAGCATTGCAGATGTGGGATTTGGCCTATCGCAGACTCTCCCCGTCCTTGTAGCTTTATTGGCGGCAGAGCCTGGCCAACTGGTCTACATAGAGCAGCCTGAGATCCATCTGCATCCAAAGGCCCAGATGGCGATGGCGCAAATTCTGG
Proteins encoded in this window:
- a CDS encoding 3-methyl-2-oxobutanoate dehydrogenase subunit VorB gives rise to the protein MASGLMAGNSAVIVGALYAGCDCFFGYPITPASEILQEASKFFPLVGRKFVQAESEEAAINMVYGAATAGHRVLAASSGPGMSLKQEGITYIAGAQLPCVIVDICRAGPGLGNIGPEQSDYNQACKGGGHGCYHNIVLAPASVQEMCDFTRKGFDLAFKYRNPVIILADGVLGHMVEPLQFPQEAIEHTIDTTWAVAGRAETRGNLVTSISLDFGDLEKHNLILQEKYRQVEENEVLWDGYRLEDADVVLVSYGISSRIARSAVDSARKEGIRAGLFRPITLYPFPTEQIAKLADRGCKFISVEMSNGQMRDDIRLASGCRPVELVCRYGGNLINIDEIMDKIREVA
- a CDS encoding AMP-binding protein, producing MTSLLPRYVSRLDFKSYDDFRENLKILVPENFNFAYDVVDVYAAECPDKCALVWCNDHGEAKTISFKELKKLSDKAANLFQGFGIKKGDTAMLTLKSRWEFWVCMVGLNKLGAIAIPSTHMLKAKDFLYRIKKADLKLIVCIGENGVPAEFDAAHREAGDVPLVKALVGSRDLNREGWINFDLELERASETFVRPKGNQATKNDDILLAYFTSGTTGYPKLVKHDQTYPLGHILTAKFWQNVEDDGLHYTVADTGWAKCAWGKIFGQWIAGSAVFVYDYDRFDAGRMMDEMGKYGVTTFCAPPTIFRFMIKSDMSRYDFSRLKYAVTAGEPLNPSVYESFLETTGLRLMEGYGQTETVVCISNYPWMEAKPGSMGKPAAGYDILLVGKNDKICEVGEEGEIVIRTDKGKPVGLFTDYHMDPDKTQNTWHDDYYHTGDTAWRDEDGYFWFIGRTDDMIKSSGYRVGPFEVESALMSHPAVLEVAITGVPDPIRGQVVKATVVLTQGFSPSEELKRELQDHVKKVTAPYKYPRIVEFVDELPKTISGKIRRVEIRDKDKPYPVINSLECKACERCVEACPAGVLKMGSELNVRGYNYVLYSGDGCIGCAACYYTCPEPLAIEVHVPQKEKSAQES
- a CDS encoding helix-turn-helix domain-containing protein; this translates as MKETLEEIGTRLRELRELNRVSPEEMAEHLNVAVDTYNCYEDGMLDIPASILIGIARRLNVDTGLLLTGEESKMSIFAITRKGEGVEVERRKQYHYQSLARKFANKKAEPFIVTIDPKKESQSHPVHSLYSHPGQEFEYVLEGTLKITINENEVILNEGDSIFFDSTYDHVMEALSDKPVKLLAVVM
- a CDS encoding Fpg/Nei family DNA glycosylase, whose product is MQLSRLISIIKEVLKTSISVRADFDRLPESYLLRHRHHGGRCPRDGALLQHETLGGRTCYYCPEHQRLADSGPEDER
- a CDS encoding HD domain-containing protein, with amino-acid sequence MSNQEIRDPIHNFIRLETEEMRVLDCGPFQRLRHIHQLALTYLLYPSATHRRFEHSLGVMELASRVYDVITDPDNIHESVRSIIPRKFDLEYWRRALRMAALCHDLGHLPFSHAAERDLLPAGWDHERLTLELIRSGEMEPIWTAMKVNSEDVAKLAVGPKHYKDSRFDDWEAILSEIIVGDAFGVDRMDYLLRDSIT
- a CDS encoding HD domain-containing protein → MARYFMFSQVYCHHVRRIYDIHLKDFLKSWLPGGVFSTSIEELLRMTDSEVTQELSKAARDENHPGFDSARCIAKRVHFRLLYQRTREDLEKNRESGKAVFIAACKEFGESEVRHDTYIQKGSGLNFPVIARDGRIFSSLSRSETIEKVPVVAIDYVYISPVCRKRAETWREKNLTRIISSKEGVEE
- a CDS encoding AAA family ATPase — protein: MAEGITRISVKGFKSLAEECSIEVRPLTILAGANSSGKSSIMQPLLIMKQTLEATYDPGPLLLDGPNVRFTSVNQFMPKFNSSGGYWISPGLLNEFGVDLIHQFSLGLELENSMSFNESFIIKKSYEIDIGEISFQNEYGNTILRPKMTHDEMSSAFLLARRPGWTRNYFKNELNNKVPKLIIERNRFFLELKLITGDDEYITQLNRTFSNAILSLIHLPALRGNPERNYKKTSTGPRFPGTFEIYAASIIHNWQANRDPRLHALGAALEVLGLTWKVGARAIDDVSFEVMVGRLIHKKNDDSNDMVSIADVGFGLSQTLPVLVALLAAEPGQLVYIEQPEIHLHPKAQMAMAQILAEAANCGVRVVVETHSSMLLLGIQSIVAEGKLSPDKVKLHWFKRRPEDGVTEVSSADLDKAGAFGDWPEDFSSAEMDADIRYIHAAEARLEPN